The Bubalus kerabau isolate K-KA32 ecotype Philippines breed swamp buffalo chromosome X, PCC_UOA_SB_1v2, whole genome shotgun sequence genome has a segment encoding these proteins:
- the CHST7 gene encoding carbohydrate sulfotransferase 7 produces MKGRRRRRREYCKFALLLVLYTLVLLLIPSVLDGGRDGDKGARHCPGLQRSLGVWSLEAAAAGEREQGAEARPAAEGGAGGSPRSPGNLNSAVGEAASHEKQHIYVHATWRTGSSFLGELFNQHPDVFYLYEPMWHLWQALYPGDAESLQGALRDMLRSLFRCDFSVLQLYAPPGDPAARPPDAANLTTASLFRWRTNKVICSPPLCPGGPRARAEVGLVEDAACERSCPPVALRALEAECHKYPVVVIKDVRLLDLGVLVPLLRDPGLNLKVVQLFRDPRAVHNSRLKSRQGLLRESIQVLRTRQRGDRFHRVLLAHGVGARPGGASRALPAAPRADFFLTGALEVICEAWMRDLLFARGAPTWLRRRYLRLRYEDLVRQPRAQLRRLQRFAGLRALAALDAFALNMTRGAAYGADRPFHLSARDAREAVHAWRERLSREQVRQVEAACAPAMRLLAYPRSGEDGDVEPPEDEETELETEADSAT; encoded by the coding sequence ATGAagggccggcggcggcggcgccgggAGTACTGCAAGTTCGCGCTGCTGTTGGTGCTATACACGCTGGTGCTTCTGCTCATCCCCTCGGTCCTGGACGGCGGCCGCGACGGGGACAAGGGCGCCCGGCACTGCCCGGGCCTGCAGCGCAGCCTGGGAGTGTGGAGcctggaggcggcggcggcgggcgagCGCGAGCAGGGCGCGGAGGCGCGGCCAGCCGCAGAGGGGGGCGCTGGCGGGTCCCCCAGGTCCCCGGGCAACCTCAACAGCGCCGTCGGGGAGGCTGCGTCTCACGAAAAGCAGCACATCTACGTGCACGCTACCTGGCGCACAGGCTCATCGTTCCTGGGAGAGCTCTTTAACCAGCACCCGGACGTTTTCTACTTGTACGAACCCATGTGGCATCTGTGGCAGGCGCTGTATCCGGGCGACGCCGAGAGCCTGCAGGGCGCACTCCGCGACATGCTGCGCTCGCTCTTCCGCTGCGACTTCTCAGTCCTGCAACTGTACGCGCCGCCCGGTGACCCTGCCGCGCGGCCCCCGGACGCGGCCAATCTCACCACGGCCTCCCTCTTTCGCTGGCGGACCAACAAGGTCATCTGCTCGCCGCCGCTGTGCCCTGGCGGACCCCGGGCCCGCGCCGAGGTCGGACTCGTCGAGGACGCTGCCTGCGAGCGCAGCTGCCCACCCGTGGCACTCCGAGCCCTGGAGGCCGAGTGCCACAAGTATCCGGTTGTGGTCATCAAGGACGTGCGCCTCCTCGACCTGGGCGTGCTGGTGCCCCTTCTACGCGACCCAGGCCTCAACCTGAAGGTGGTGCAGCTTTTCCGCGACCCGCGGGCTGTCCACAACTCGCGTCTCAAGTCCCGGCAGGGGCTGCTGCGCGAGAGCATCCAGGTGCTGCGCACCCGCCAGAGGGGCGACCGCTTCCACCGCGTGCTGCTGGCGCACGGTGTGGGCGCTCGCCCCGGGGGAGCATCCCGCGCGCTGCCCGCCGCGCCGCGTGCCGACTTTTTCCTGACCGGCGCACTCGAGGTGATCTGCGAAGCCTGGATGCGCGATTTGCTGTTCGCGCGCGGCGCTCCCACCTGGCTGCGGCGCCGCTACCTAAGGCTGCGCTACGAGGACCTGGTGCGGCAGCCGCGCGCCCAGCTGCGACGCCTGCAACGCTTCGCTGGGCTCCGCGCGCTCGCAGCCCTCGACGCCTTCGCGCTCAACATGACGCGCGGCGCGGCCTATGGCGCCGACCGGCCCTTCCACCTGTCAGCGCGCGATGCCCGCGAGGCCGTGCATGCCTGGCGCGAGCGCCTGAGCCGAGAGCAGGTGCGCCAGGTGGAGGCCGCCTGCGCCCCAGCCATGCGCCTGCTGGCTTACCCTCGTAGTGGGGAAGACGGCGATGTCGAGCCGCCTGAGGACGAGGAGACAGAGCTGGAGACCGAGGCGGACAGCGCCACGTAG